In Nocardioides sp. W7, the genomic stretch CAAGCCGCTGAACTGGATGTCGCCGCCCTGCACCCTGCGCGAGGGCACCACCGACGACGGCACCCCCGAGTGGACGGTGACCAGCACCAAGACCGACGACACCCTGCGGATCCTGCTGGCGGAGGTCATCAGCGACTCCAGCCACGACCTCGGCGTCGATCCCGGCCTGCAGAAGGACGGCGTCGAGAAGCACCTCCAGGAGCTGCTGGCCGAGCACCCGGGGACGCTCTCCCCCGGTCTGACGCTCGTACGCCGGGAGTTCCCGACCGCGATCGGGCCGGTCGACCTGATGTGCCGCGACGGCGAGGGGGTCTCGGTCGCCGTCGAGATCAAGCGGCGCGGCGACATCGACGGCGTCCTCCAACTCGGGCGGTATCTCGAACTGCTCAACCGCGACCCCCTCCTGACCGGCAAGGGACCGGTCCGCG encodes the following:
- the nucS gene encoding endonuclease NucS, which codes for MRLVVAKCQIDYAGRLTAHLPMATRVLMVKADGSVLVHSDGGSYKPLNWMSPPCTLREGTTDDGTPEWTVTSTKTDDTLRILLAEVISDSSHDLGVDPGLQKDGVEKHLQELLAEHPGTLSPGLTLVRREFPTAIGPVDLMCRDGEGVSVAVEIKRRGDIDGVLQLGRYLELLNRDPLLTGKGPVRGIFAAQVIRPQARVLAEDRGMTCALVDYDALRGLDDPTVRLF